From Triticum aestivum cultivar Chinese Spring chromosome 4A, IWGSC CS RefSeq v2.1, whole genome shotgun sequence, a single genomic window includes:
- the LOC123087341 gene encoding uncharacterized protein: MVAEAVGFMMPRAADGGTMAPELVTRDFLGGCQAPAPAADDPRHDAAALQPGKPPLQKHLSPPPSARGDLNLFPAAGAAMAPLPTMAPAADCAATTTYHSVCTIEKVKTALERFERGKQGHHHQQQQQQQQHSGAGATAGASPSSSSVTTSSVKRRGDVAVEQGDGCDSPSASAGGGGMVAAACPRCFLYVLIARSDPRCPRCESHVPPPPAPAPKKKPRIDLNVGFLGT; the protein is encoded by the exons ATGGTCGCTGAGGCGGTGGGCTTCATGATGCCCCGCGCGGCGGACGGCGGCACCATGGCGCCGGAGCTCGTCACCCGGGACTTCCTCGGCGGCTGCCAggcgcccgcccccgccgccgacgaccccaggcacgacgccgccgccctgcaG CCCGGCAAGCCACCGCTGCAGAAGCACCTCAGCCCGCCGCCGTCGGCCAGGGGGGACCTCaacctcttccccgccgccggcgccgccatggCGCCGTTGCCGACGATGGCGCCGGCGGCGGACTGCGCCGCCACCACCACGTACCACAGCGTTTGCACGATCGAGAAGGTCAAGACCGCGCTGGAGCGGTTCGAGCGCGGCAAGCAGgggcaccaccaccagcagcagcagcagcagcagcagcacagcgGCGCGGGCGCGACCGCGGgcgcctccccgtcctcctcctcggtcaccACCTCCTCCGTCAAGCGCCGCGGCGACGTTGCCGTGGAGCAGGGCGACGGCTGCGACTCCCCGTCCGCCAGCGCCGGCGGCGGGGGCATGGTGGCCGCCGCCTGCCCGCGCTGCTTCCTCTACGTGCTCATCGCCCGGAGCGACCCCCGCTGCCCGCGCTGCGAGTCGCACGTGCCGCCGCCCCCGGCACCGGCCCCCAAGAAGAAGCCAAGGATCGACCTCAACGTCGGCTTCCTCGGCACCTAG